A part of Neovison vison isolate M4711 chromosome 6, ASM_NN_V1, whole genome shotgun sequence genomic DNA contains:
- the GP5 gene encoding LOW QUALITY PROTEIN: platelet glycoprotein V (The sequence of the model RefSeq protein was modified relative to this genomic sequence to represent the inferred CDS: inserted 3 bases in 3 codons; deleted 1 base in 1 codon; substituted 2 bases at 2 genomic stop codons), whose amino-acid sequence MLDLNIEKTSRRRLCRHAEERLLCAALGPPRAQPFPCPHPACKXVLRDTVQCSGDPVARPAXLGLPANLTHILLFRMGPGTFWNDSFGSMTVLQRVMLTDSPMASTAPGAFYDLIKLKTLRLLRNGITHLPAALVGKVLLLEQLFLDRNELKDIDQNMFGKLVHLPELFLNPNQLAVLPARLLSRLGNLRLRDVSANNPPHLPRGLLEAQARREKLALHSNRLEALGTGLLSPLRAPKELPLHGNHLRSIAPGALDTLWSLSYLTLSRNRLEFLPPTPKPPSTALFXHSGDLPFLTLFEXPLAEVPEVLFRELAGLRELWLNSTRLRTLPAAALRPLSGLRAFGVTVSPRLRALPEDALRRLAAPRELALHSNRLAALPSALLRGLDPLRRESLRRHRLRARPRALFHHPRGLERVELQHSQLETLPVDAFXGLPRLAEVGLGHHPWRGDCSLPPLCRGPGPRPSLPLWEQGPGVPAPPRPASLPCPSRHPAGLGARQDHSLFWGLYFLLLATQAVITGIIVFAVVKLGRLFRRLIRERGRELLFEAKGKPCT is encoded by the exons ATGTTGGATCTGAACATAGAGAAG ACGTCCCGCCGTCGCCTTTGCAGACATGCTGAGGAGCGCCTGCTGTGCGCGGCGCTGGGACCCCCGCGCGCCCAGCcgttcccctgcccccaccct gcctGCAAGTGAGTGTTGCGGGACACCGTGCAGTGCTCCGGGGACCCCGTGGCCCGCCCCGCCTAGCTTGGCCTGCCCGCCAACCTCACGCATATCCTGCTCTTCCGAATGGGCCCTGGCACCTTTTGGAACGACAGCTTTGGCAGCATGACGGTCCTGCAGCGCGTGATGCTGACCGACAGCCCCATGGCCTCCACCGCCCCTGGCGCCTTCTACGACCTGATCAAACTTAAAACCCTGCGGCTGTTGCGCAACGGGATCACGCACCTGCCGGCCGCGCTGGTGGGCAAGGTGCTGCTGCTGGAGCAGCTGTTTCTGGACCGCAACGAGCTGAAGGACATCGATCAGAACATGTTTGGAAAACTGGTTCACCTGCCGGAGCTCTTCCTGAACCCAAACCAGCTCGCTGTCCTTCCCGCTCGCCTGCTCAGCCGTCTGGGGAACCTGAGACTGCGGGACGTGTCGGCAAACAATCCGCCCCACCTGCCCCGGGGACTGCTCGAGGCGCAGGCCAGGCGGGAGAAGCTCGCGCTCCACTCGAACCGGCTCGAGGCTCTGGGAACCGGGCTGCTGAGCCCCCTGCGCGCCCCGAAGGAGCTGCCGCTGCACGGGAATCACCTCCGCTCCATCGCCCCCGGAGCCCTCGACACGCTCTGGAGCCTCAGCTACCTGACGCTTTCCAGAAACCGCCTGGAgtttctgccccccacccccaagcccccgTCCACCGCGCTCT TTCATTCGGGAGATTTGCCCTTCCTGACCCTGTTCG AACCGCTGGCAGAGGTGCCGGAGGTGCTCTTCAGGGAGCTGGCCGGCTTGCGGGAGCTGTGGCTGAACAGCACGCGGCTGCGCACCCTGCCCGCCGCCGCCCTGCGCCCCCTGAGCGGCCTGCGCGCCTTCGGGGTGACGGTGAGCCCGCGCCTCCGCGCGCTGCCGGAGGACGCCCTCCGGAGGCTGGCGGCGCCGCGGGAGCTCGCGCTGCACTCCAACCGCCTGGCCGCGCTCCCCAGCGCCCTGCTGCGCGGCCTCGACCCGCTGCGCCGCGAGTCGCTGCGCCGCCACCGGCTGCGGGCTCGGCCCCGCGCGCTCTTCCACCACCCCCGCGGCCTGGAGCGGGTCGAGCTCCAGCACAGCCAGCTGGAGACCCTGCCCGTTGACGCGT GCGGATTGCCCCGGCTGGCGGAAGTCGGGCTCGGCCACCATCCCTGGCGCGGCGACTGCAGCCTGCCTCCGCTGTGCCGCGGCCCCGGACCTCGCCCCAGCCTGCCGCTCTGGGAGCAAGGACCCGGAGTACCCGCACCCCCGCGGCccgcctccctgccctgccccagccgCCACCCGGCCGGCCTTGGCGCCCGCCAAGACCACAGCCTGTTCTGGGggctttattttctgcttttagcTACCCAGGCCGTCATAACGGGGATCATCGTGTTTGCTGTGGTTAAACTCGGCCGGCTCTTTCGAAGattaatcagagagagagggagggagctctTGTTCGAGGCAAAGGGGAAACCTTGCACCTAA